From a region of the Eulemur rufifrons isolate Redbay chromosome 7, OSU_ERuf_1, whole genome shotgun sequence genome:
- the RFT1 gene encoding man(5)GlcNAc(2)-PP-dolichol translocation protein RFT1, translated as MGSQEVLGQAARLASSGLLMQVLFRLITFVLNAFILRFLSKEIVGVVNVRLTLLYSTTIFLAREAFRRACLSGGTQRDWSQTLNLVWLTVPLGVFWTLFLGWVWLQLLEVPDPDVIPHYRTGVVLFGLSAVVELLGEPFWVLAQAHMFIKLKVITESLSVILKSVLTAFLVLWVPHWGLYIFSLAQLSYTTVLVLCYVIYFTKLLGSPESTKQQTLPVSRITDLLPSVTRSGAFVNWKEAKLTWSFFKQSFLKQILTEGERYVMTFLNILNFGDQGVYDIVNNLGSLVARLIFQPIEESFYIFFAKVLEREKDATLQKQEDVAMAATVLESLLKLALLAGLTITVFGFAYSQLALDIYGGAMLSSGSGPVLLRSYCLYVLLLAINGVTECFTFAAMSKEEVDRYNFTMLALSSSFLVLSCILTRWCGSVGFILANCFNMGIRIIQSCFFIHRYYRESPYRPLAGLYLSPVLLGVFALSGGITGVSEVLLCCERGWPARLAHVAVGAFCLGMTLGTACLTETKLVHFLRTQLGMSRLTDKTT; from the exons ATGGGCAGCCAGGAGGTGCTGGGCCAGGCGGCTCGGCTGGCCTCCTCCGGTCTCCTCATGCAG GTGTTGTTTCGATTGATCACCTTTGTCTTGAATGCATTTATCCTTCGCTTCCTGTCCAAGGAAATTGTTGGCGTAGTGAATGTCAG GCTAACACTACTTTACTCAACCACCATCTTCCTGGCTAGAGAGGCCTTCCGTAGAGCATGTCTGAGTGGGGGCACCCAGCGAGACTGGAGCCAGACCCTCAACCTCGTGTGGCTCAC AGTCCCTCTGGGTGTATTTTGGACTTTGTTCTTGGGCTGGGTCTGGTTACAGTTGCTTGAAGTGCCCGATCCTGATGTCATCCCCCACTACAGAACTGGAGTGGTGCTGTTTGGTCTCTCGGCAGTGGTGGAGCTTCTAGGAGAGCCCTTCTGGGTCTTGGCACAAGCACATATGTTCATCAAGCTCAAG GTGATCACTGAGAGCCTGTCAGTAATCCTTAAGAGTGTCTTGACAGCTTTTCTTGTCTTGTGGGTGCCTCACTGGGGACTGTACATTTTTTCTTTGGCCCAG ctttcCTATACCACAGTTCTGGTTCTCTGCTATGTCATTTATTTCACGAAGTTACTGGGTTCCCCAGAATCAACCAAGCAACAAACTCTTCCTGTCTCCAGAATAACAGATCTGTTACCCAGTGTTACAAGAAGTGGA gCTTTTGTAAACTGGAAAGAGGCTAAATTGACTTGGAGTTTTTTCAAACAGTCTTTCTTAAAACAGATTTTGACAGAAG GTGAACGATATGTGATGacatttttgaatatattaaattttggCGATCAGG GTGTGTATGATATAGTGAATAATCTGGGCTCCCTTGTGGCCAGATTAATTTTCCAGCCCATAGAGgagagtttttatatattttttgctaagGTGCTGGAGAGGGAAAAGGATGCCACACTTCAGAAACAG GAGGACGTTGCTATGGCTGCCACGGTCTTGGAGTCCCTGCTCAAGCTGGCCCTGCTGGCTGGCCTGACCATCACCGTTTTTGGCTTTGCGTATTCTCAGCTGGCTCTGGATATCTACGGAGGGGCCATGCTTAGCTCAGGATCAG GTCCCGTTTTGCTGCGTTCCTACTGTCTCTACGTTCTCCTGCTTGCCATCAATGGAGTCACTGAGTGCTTCACGTTTGCTGCCATGAGCAAAGAGGAGGTCGACAG gtACAATTTCACGATGCTGGCCCTGTCATCCTCATTCCTGGTGTTGTCCTGTATCCTGACCCGCTGGTGCGGCAGCGTGGGCTTCATCTTGGCCAACTGCTTTAACATGGGCATTCGGATCATACAGAGCTGTTTCTTCATCCACCGCTACTACCGAGAGAGCCCCTACAGGCCCCTGGCCGGCCTGTACCTGTCACCGGTCCTCCTCGGGGTGTTTGCCCTCAGTGGTGGGATTACTGGTGTTTCGGAG GTGCTCCTCTGCTGTGAGCGGGGCTGGCCAGCCAGGCTGGCGCACGTTGCCGTGGGGGCCTTCTGTCTGGGAATGACCCTCGGAACAGCATGCCTCACAGAGACCAAGCTGGTCCATTTTCTCAGGACTCAGTTAGGAATGTCCAGACTCACTGACAAAACGACGTGA